One window of the Alligator mississippiensis isolate rAllMis1 chromosome 5, rAllMis1, whole genome shotgun sequence genome contains the following:
- the ASPDH gene encoding aspartate dehydrogenase domain-containing protein — protein sequence MLHQPSWDTPKSPRMSAGPRRRRVGIVGFGHLGQYLVQRLQDDGLQLGLELAFVWNRDSRKLQGQVPSMLQLLDLAGVPQRAVDLVIEVAHPCIAQEHGEAFLAHADFMVGSPTALADHATETRLREAARRGGHTLYVPRGALWGGEDIQRMDDRGMLQGLKVTMLKHPDSFRLQGELQVRLQGAQAMRTVLYQGPVRELCPLAPNNVNTMAAACMAAPSLGFDQVQGCLIADPSLPDCHVVEVEVTGLTSGPGDQAFTVTSSRRNPAFPGAVTGSATFVAFWSSLLACQGHGGCIHLC from the exons ATGTTGCACCAACCCTCCTGGGACAC ACCCAAGTCACCAAGGATGTCCGCAGGGCCAAGGCGGCGCCGTGTCGGGATCGTAGGCTTTGGACACTTAG GCCAATACTtggtgcagaggctgcaggaTGATGGCCTCCAGCTCGGCCTGGAACTTGCCTTTGTTTGGAACCGGGACTCACGAAAGCTGCAAGGGCAGGTGCCCtctatgctccagctgctggaccTGGCTGGGGTGCCCCAGAG GGCTGTAGATCTAGTTATAGAAGTAGCACATCCCTGCATTGCCCAGGAACATGGAGAGGCCTTCCTGGCCCATGCTGACTTCATG GTAGGCTCCCCTACAGCCCTGGCTGACCATGCCACAGAGACTCGGCTGCGAGAAGCTGCCCGGCGTGGGGGACACACCCTGTATGTGCCCCGGGGGGCACTGTGGGGCGGGGAGGATATCCAGCGCATGGATGACAGGGGCAtgctgcag GGCCTCAAGGTGACAATGCTGAAGCACCCTGACAGCTTCCggctgcagggggagctgcaggtgcgGCTGCAGGGGGCACAGGCCATGCGGACTGTGTTGTACCAGGGTCCTGTGCGGGAGCTCTGCCCTCTGGCCCCCAACAATGTCAACACCATGGCAGCTGCCTGCATGgctgctcccagcctgggctTCGACCAGGTGCAGGGCTGCCTCATTGCTGACCCCAG cctcccagacTGTCATGTGGTGGAGGTAGAAGTGACAGGCCTGACCAGTGGGCCAGGGGACCAGGCCTTCACTGTCACCAGCAGTCGGAGGAATCCGGCTTTCCCTGGAGCTGTCACAGGGAGTGCTACTTTTGTTGCCTTCTGGAGCAGCCTGCTGG CCTGCCAGGGCCATGGAGGATGTATTCACTTGTGCTGA
- the JOSD2 gene encoding josephin-2 isoform X4, protein MSEGPAPAAAEGLYHERQRLELCAVHALNNVLQQRRFTQEAADEICKRLAPDARMNPHRSFLGTGNYDVNVIMAALHSLDFAAVWWDKRKFLEQLVLSQILGFIINVPSNVSLGFMSLPLRRKHWIAVRQVNGTYYNLDSKLKAPACIGGEGELRAFLQDVVSQSPCEVLLVVPRAVEEAGSWLSPE, encoded by the exons ATGTCGgaggggccagcacctgctgcagctgaggggctctaccatgagcgcCAGCGCTTGGAGCTCTGCGCCGTCCACGCCCTCAACAACGTCCTGCAGCAGCGGCGCTTCACCCAGGAGGCAGCCGATGAAATCTGCAAGAG GCTGGCTCCTGATGCCCGGATGAACCCACACCGCAGCTTCCTGGGCACAGGAAACTATGATGTCAATGTCATCATGGCGGCACTCCACAGCCTGGATTTTGCTGCTGTCTGGTGGGACAAGCGCAA GTTCTTGGAacagctggtgctgagccagatTCTGGGCTTCATCATTAACGTCCCATCCAATGTGTCCCTGGGTTTCATGTCACTACCTCTGCGCCGTAAGCACTGGATTGCTGTGCGCCAGGTGAACGGCACCTACTACAACCTGGACTCCAAGCTGAAGGCCCCGGCCTGTATCGGTGGGGAGGGTGAGCTCAG GGCCTTCCTACAGGATGTTGTGTCCCAGAGCCCTTGTGAGGTCCTGCTGGTTGTGCCGcgggctgtggaggaggctggcaGCTGGCTGAGCCCAGAGTGA
- the JOSD2 gene encoding josephin-2 isoform X3: protein MHTAPCFSLFCVLLSPPNASLSPAPRGADSMLLLLLSHHGSSPTPSPSLLHQPHIASCSLSGPLTPSTALPYVRVCQCPSPHPEHITETLLSSRLAPDARMNPHRSFLGTGNYDVNVIMAALHSLDFAAVWWDKRKFLEQLVLSQILGFIINVPSNVSLGFMSLPLRRKHWIAVRQGLPTGCCVPEPL, encoded by the exons atgcacacagcaccctgcttttctctgttctgtgtgctgctctcccctcccaaTGCCTCATTATCTCCTGCACCAAGGGGTGCTGACTCCATGCTGCTCCTCTTGCTGTCTCACCATGGTtcaagccccaccccctctccctccctcctgcatcaGCCACACATAGCATCCTGCTCGCTGTCTGGCCCACTAACCCCTTCCACTGCCCTCCCTTATGTCAGGGTCTGTCAGTGCCCATCTCCCCATCCTGAGCATATCACTGAGACTCTCCTGTCTTCTAGGCTGGCTCCTGATGCCCGGATGAACCCACACCGCAGCTTCCTGGGCACAGGAAACTATGATGTCAATGTCATCATGGCGGCACTCCACAGCCTGGATTTTGCTGCTGTCTGGTGGGACAAGCGCAA GTTCTTGGAacagctggtgctgagccagatTCTGGGCTTCATCATTAACGTCCCATCCAATGTGTCCCTGGGTTTCATGTCACTACCTCTGCGCCGTAAGCACTGGATTGCTGTGCGCCAG GGCCTTCCTACAGGATGTTGTGTCCCAGAGCCCTTGTGA
- the JOSD2 gene encoding josephin-2 isoform X2, translating to MHTAPCFSLFCVLLSPPNASLSPAPRGADSMLLLLLSHHGSSPTPSPSLLHQPHIASCSLSGPLTPSTALPYVRVCQCPSPHPEHITETLLSSRLAPDARMNPHRSFLGTGNYDVNVIMAALHSLDFAAVWFLEQLVLSQILGFIINVPSNVSLGFMSLPLRRKHWIAVRQVNGTYYNLDSKLKAPACIGGEGELRAFLQDVVSQSPCEVLLVVPRAVEEAGSWLSPE from the exons atgcacacagcaccctgcttttctctgttctgtgtgctgctctcccctcccaaTGCCTCATTATCTCCTGCACCAAGGGGTGCTGACTCCATGCTGCTCCTCTTGCTGTCTCACCATGGTtcaagccccaccccctctccctccctcctgcatcaGCCACACATAGCATCCTGCTCGCTGTCTGGCCCACTAACCCCTTCCACTGCCCTCCCTTATGTCAGGGTCTGTCAGTGCCCATCTCCCCATCCTGAGCATATCACTGAGACTCTCCTGTCTTCTAGGCTGGCTCCTGATGCCCGGATGAACCCACACCGCAGCTTCCTGGGCACAGGAAACTATGATGTCAATGTCATCATGGCGGCACTCCACAGCCTGGATTTTGCTGCTGTCTG GTTCTTGGAacagctggtgctgagccagatTCTGGGCTTCATCATTAACGTCCCATCCAATGTGTCCCTGGGTTTCATGTCACTACCTCTGCGCCGTAAGCACTGGATTGCTGTGCGCCAGGTGAACGGCACCTACTACAACCTGGACTCCAAGCTGAAGGCCCCGGCCTGTATCGGTGGGGAGGGTGAGCTCAG GGCCTTCCTACAGGATGTTGTGTCCCAGAGCCCTTGTGAGGTCCTGCTGGTTGTGCCGcgggctgtggaggaggctggcaGCTGGCTGAGCCCAGAGTGA
- the JOSD2 gene encoding josephin-2 isoform X1 — MHTAPCFSLFCVLLSPPNASLSPAPRGADSMLLLLLSHHGSSPTPSPSLLHQPHIASCSLSGPLTPSTALPYVRVCQCPSPHPEHITETLLSSRLAPDARMNPHRSFLGTGNYDVNVIMAALHSLDFAAVWWDKRKFLEQLVLSQILGFIINVPSNVSLGFMSLPLRRKHWIAVRQVNGTYYNLDSKLKAPACIGGEGELRAFLQDVVSQSPCEVLLVVPRAVEEAGSWLSPE, encoded by the exons atgcacacagcaccctgcttttctctgttctgtgtgctgctctcccctcccaaTGCCTCATTATCTCCTGCACCAAGGGGTGCTGACTCCATGCTGCTCCTCTTGCTGTCTCACCATGGTtcaagccccaccccctctccctccctcctgcatcaGCCACACATAGCATCCTGCTCGCTGTCTGGCCCACTAACCCCTTCCACTGCCCTCCCTTATGTCAGGGTCTGTCAGTGCCCATCTCCCCATCCTGAGCATATCACTGAGACTCTCCTGTCTTCTAGGCTGGCTCCTGATGCCCGGATGAACCCACACCGCAGCTTCCTGGGCACAGGAAACTATGATGTCAATGTCATCATGGCGGCACTCCACAGCCTGGATTTTGCTGCTGTCTGGTGGGACAAGCGCAA GTTCTTGGAacagctggtgctgagccagatTCTGGGCTTCATCATTAACGTCCCATCCAATGTGTCCCTGGGTTTCATGTCACTACCTCTGCGCCGTAAGCACTGGATTGCTGTGCGCCAGGTGAACGGCACCTACTACAACCTGGACTCCAAGCTGAAGGCCCCGGCCTGTATCGGTGGGGAGGGTGAGCTCAG GGCCTTCCTACAGGATGTTGTGTCCCAGAGCCCTTGTGAGGTCCTGCTGGTTGTGCCGcgggctgtggaggaggctggcaGCTGGCTGAGCCCAGAGTGA